The genomic interval AGATCGAGGATGGAATAAGGAAGGCTGCGCCGGGCACGATCATGGCCCAATAGGTATTGAGCAGGCCAAACTGGCGCATCAGGCGGAATAGCGGGATCAGCAGCACGGCGCCCGAAAACATGTTCACGGCGAGGAACCCGCCCAGCATCAATCCGGCACCGGCGAAGTTGAACCGGGCAAAGGCGTAGGCTGCCGGAACGACGACCGCGACCACAATGATCGTGACCACCGTCGAGATGAAGAACGAGTTGAAAATGTAGAGCCCGAGCATGGGCACGGACGTCCACATCTTGAAGTAGGAATCGAACGAGCCGTTCTTGGGAATGAAGCTATAAGGCGTCGAAAACAGCTGGCTTAGCGGCTTCAGCGAAACCAGAAATCCTTCGATGAACGGCGCGAGTATGAAGAACAGAAAGACCGCCATCCCCAGATACATTAGCGCCACTTCGTACCACTTGTAGCGGTCGATCATGGCCTTGGTGGAGCGCTTCCTGATGCGCTTGGCAGGTTTGACCAGTGCGGTGCTGTCGGCGCTGGCGACTTCGGTGGTGCGGGCGACGTCGCTCATTTGGCTTCTCCCTGCGCAAGTTTGCGGACGGCGCGGAAATAGACGAGGCAGAACAGCGACACGAAGATGCAGATGACCACGGCCCGGGCAGCGCCTTCGCCATATTTGCGGCTGCCGATGGCGGTCTTGTAGGTGTCGATGATCATCGTGGTGGTGGAGCCGCTGGGACCGCCCTGCGTCAGGATCCAGATGATGTCGAAGGAGTTGAACGTCGCAATCAGGCTG from Devosia sp. 2618 carries:
- a CDS encoding carbohydrate ABC transporter permease, yielding MIDRYKWYEVALMYLGMAVFLFFILAPFIEGFLVSLKPLSQLFSTPYSFIPKNGSFDSYFKMWTSVPMLGLYIFNSFFISTVVTIIVVAVVVPAAYAFARFNFAGAGLMLGGFLAVNMFSGAVLLIPLFRLMRQFGLLNTYWAMIVPGAAFLIPSSIWLLRTYILRIPRELDEAAWVDGASRLYTLRRVILPLAMPGIVVISIMTFIGAYAQQFIFALTFNSRSEFMPLPIGLFAFFGKQEVQWNELMAASFVGILPVMIVIVFLQRYLVAGLTAGAVKQ